From Cucumis melo cultivar AY chromosome 1, USDA_Cmelo_AY_1.0, whole genome shotgun sequence, a single genomic window includes:
- the LOC103495320 gene encoding magnesium transporter MRS2-3 isoform X2: MRGQHSHPLKSGPAGPDDENEPVRSYLAGTNIPLGTGIRKKGTGVRPWLLLDSTGGAQVVEAGKHAIMRRTGLPARDLRILDPLLSYPSTILGREKAIVINLEHIKAIITAQDVFVLNARDPSVTPFVDELQRRVLRHHQATKASQEGVSDDSNWRNLYDLEEPRSRTQSPPNSYQGFPRAEEEEGKESMKQGLENREGLKVLPFEFVALEACLEAACSCLESEADTLELEAHPALDKLTSKISTLNLERVRQIKSRLVAITGRVQKVRDELEHLLDDDEDMAEMYLTEKMVQQQLENSSTSSIPERDDMEEDDQQLGKDDSPTEISMDGGGISANYDGNMDASQDHLFGASHVGRDSHGTRTSTTHSAISKHLDVEELEMLLEAYFVQIDGTLNKLSTLREYVDDTEDYINIMLDDKQNHLLQMGVMLTTATLVVSAFVVVAGIFGMNIHIELFEPEKAGMPEFLWTVGGGATGTIFLYFIAIAWCKHKRLLE, from the exons ATGCGAGGACAACATTCTCACCCACTCAAGTCGGGTCCCGCCGGACCCGATGACGAAAACGAACCAGTTCGCTCTTATCTTGCTGGAACGAACATCCCCTTAGGCACCGGAATTCGGAAGAAGGGAACCGGAGTTCGACCATGGTTACTCCTGGACTCGACCGGCGGAGCTCAGGTGGTTGAGGCCGGAAAACATGCGATTATGCGGCGGACCGGTCTGCCGGCGCGGGACCTTCGGATTCTCGATCCGTTGCTCTCGTATCCATCTACGATTCTTGGCCGTGAGAAAGCGATTGTGATCAATTTGGAGCACATCAAAGCTATTATCACTGCTCAAGATGTGTTCGTGTTGAATGCTAGGGATCCGTCTGTAACCCCCTTTGTGGATGAGCTTCAAAGGCGGGTATTGCGGCACCATCAAGCCACTAAGGCCTCTCAG GAGGGCGTTAGTGATGATTCTAATTGGAGGAATCTGTATGACTTAGAGGAGCCTCGATCAAGGACTCAAAGTCCTCCTAATTCATACCAAGGATTTCCACGGGCTGAAGAGGAGGAGGGGAAGGAAAGCATGAAACAAGGTCTTGAAAATCGGGAGGGATTGAAGGTTCTTCCTTTTGAGTTTGTTGCTTTGGAGGCTTGCCTTGAAGCTGCTTGCAGTTGCTTAGAAAGCGAA GCAGATACATTAGAGCTAGAGGCTCACCCAGCTTTGGATAAGCTGACTTCTAAGATTAGTACTCTCAATTTGGAACGAGTGCGTCAGATCAAAAGTCGACTGGTTGCAATAACTGGACGAGTTCAAAAG GTGCGGGACGAATTAGAACACTTGCTAGATGATGATGAGGATATGGCTGAGATGTACTTAACAGAGAAGATGGTTCAGCAACAACTTGAGAACTCTTCCACTTCCTCAATTCCTGAGAGAGATGACATGGAAGAAGACGATCAGCAATTAGGCAAAGATGACAG TCCGACTGAAATATCAATGGACGGTGGTGGGATCTCTGCTAATTATGATGGCAATATGGATGCTTCCCAGGATCATTTGTTTGGTGCATCACACGTGGGCAGGGACAGCCATGGGACGCGGACAAGCACTACCCATAGCGCTATAAGCAAACACCTCGATGTGGAGGAACTCGAGATGCTATTGGAGGCATACTTTGTGCAAATTGATGGTACACTGAACAAACTTTCCACG CTGAGGGAGTATGTAGATGACACAGAAGATTACATCAACATAATGCTGGATGACAAGCAGAACCATCTTCTACAAATGGGAGTAATGTTGACTACAGCAACCCTTGTTGTGAGCGCTTTTGTCGTGGTTGCAGGTATCTTCGGGATGAACATCCATATCGAACTGTTTGAACCCGAAAAAGCAGGCATGCCAGAGTTCCTGTGGACCGTTGGTGGTGGCGCTACAGGAACCATCTTCTTGTATTTCATTGCTATTGCATGGTGCAAGCACAAACGTTTGCTCGAGTAG
- the LOC103495324 gene encoding tubulin alpha-4 chain has product MRECISIHIGQAGIQVGNACWELYCLEHGIQPDGQMPSDTTVGGGDDAFNTFFSETGAGKHVPRAIFVDLEPTVIDEVRTGMYRQLFHPEQLISGKEDAANNFARGHYTIGKEIVDLCLDRIRKLADNCTGLQGFLVFNAVGGGTGSGLGSLLLERLSVDYGKKSKLGFTVYPSPQVSTSVVEPYNSVLSTHSLLEHTDVSVLLDNEAIYDICRRSLDIERPTYTNLNRLISQVISSLTASLRFDGALNVDVTEFQTNLVPYPRIHFMLSSYAPVISAEKAYHEQLSVAEITNSAFEPSSMMAKCDPRHGKYMACCLMYRGDVVPKDVNAAVATIKTKRTIQFVDWCPTGFKCGINYQPPTVVPGGDLAKVQRAVCMISNSTSVAEVFSRIDHKFDLMYAKRAFVHWYVGEGMEEGEFSEAREDLAALEKDYEEVGAESGEGDDDDDQEEY; this is encoded by the exons ATGAGAGAATGCATCTCGATTCATATCGGTCAGGCGGGGATTCAGGTCGGGAATGCATGCTGGGAACTGTACTGCCTTGAACATGGAATTCAG CCTGATGGACAAATGCCGAGTGATACGACTGTAGGTGGAGGCGACGATGCGTTCAATACCTTCTTCAGTGAAACAGGTGCAGGGAAGCATGTTCCTCGTGCTATTTTCGTTGATCTCGAGCCCACTGTCATTGATGAGGTGAGAACTGGAATGTATCGTCAACTGTTCCATCCTGAACAGCTTATCAGCGGTAAGGAAGATGCTGCCAACAATTTTGCTCGTGGTCATTACACCA TTGGCAAGGAGATTGTTGATCTCTGTTTGGATCGGATTCGAAAGCTTGCCGACAACTGCACTGGACTACAAGGCTTCCTGGTGTTTAACGCTGTTGGTGGTGGTACTGGGTCTGGTCTTGGCTCCCTCCTTTTGGAGCGTTTATCTGTTGACTATGGCAAGAAATCAAAGCTTGGTTTCACTGTTTATCCCTCTCCACAAGTTTCCACCTCTGTTGTCGAACCTTACAACAGCGTTCTCTCAACCCATTCCCTCCTTGAACATACAGATGTTTCTGTGCTTCTTGACAATGAAGCCATTTATGACATCTGTAGACGCTCCCTTGATATTGAGCGACCCACGTACACAAACCTTAACCGTCTCATTTCTCAG GTTATTTCATCCCTGACCGCCTCTCTAAGGTTCGATGGAGCTCTGAATGTGGATGTCACCGAGTTCCAAACGAATTTGGTCCCTTACCCAAGAATCCACTTCATGCTTTCCTCTTATGCCCCAGTGATTTCTGCAGAGAAGGCATACCATGAACAACTCTCTGTAGCAGAGATCACCAACAGTGCATTCGAGCCGTCTTCCATGATGGCCAAGTGCGATCCTCGACATGGCAAGTACATGGCTTGCTGTCTGATGTATCGAGGAGACGTCGTGCCAAAAGACGTCAATGCTGCTGTTGCAACCATCAAAACCAAGCGCACTATCCAATTTGTGGATTGGTGCCCAACCGGTTTCAAGTGTGGGATCAACTACCAGCCGCCTACGGTTGTTCCGGGCGGCGACCTCGCCAAAGTGCAGAGGGCAGTGTGTATGATCTCGAACTCGACAAGCGTGGCAGAGGTGTTCTCTCGCATAGACCACAAGTTTGATCTGATGTATGCGAAGAGGGCCTTTGTGCATTGGTATGTGGGGGAGGGGATGGAGGAGGGAGAATTCTCTGAAGCCCGGGAGGATCTTGCGGCGCTCGAGAAGGATTACGAGGAAGTAGGGGCAGAGTCTGGCGAaggtgatgatgatgatgatcagGAGGAGTACTGA
- the LOC103495320 gene encoding magnesium transporter MRS2-3 isoform X1, with the protein MRGQHSHPLKSGPAGPDDENEPVRSYLAGTNIPLGTGIRKKGTGVRPWLLLDSTGGAQVVEAGKHAIMRRTGLPARDLRILDPLLSYPSTILGREKAIVINLEHIKAIITAQDVFVLNARDPSVTPFVDELQRRVLRHHQATKASQEGVSDDSNWRNLYDLEEPRSRTQSPPNSYQGFPRAEEEEGKESMKQGLENREGLKVLPFEFVALEACLEAACSCLESEADTLELEAHPALDKLTSKISTLNLERVRQIKSRLVAITGRVQKVRDELEHLLDDDEDMAEMYLTEKMVQQQLENSSTSSIPERDDMEEDDQQLGKDDSSPTEISMDGGGISANYDGNMDASQDHLFGASHVGRDSHGTRTSTTHSAISKHLDVEELEMLLEAYFVQIDGTLNKLSTLREYVDDTEDYINIMLDDKQNHLLQMGVMLTTATLVVSAFVVVAGIFGMNIHIELFEPEKAGMPEFLWTVGGGATGTIFLYFIAIAWCKHKRLLE; encoded by the exons ATGCGAGGACAACATTCTCACCCACTCAAGTCGGGTCCCGCCGGACCCGATGACGAAAACGAACCAGTTCGCTCTTATCTTGCTGGAACGAACATCCCCTTAGGCACCGGAATTCGGAAGAAGGGAACCGGAGTTCGACCATGGTTACTCCTGGACTCGACCGGCGGAGCTCAGGTGGTTGAGGCCGGAAAACATGCGATTATGCGGCGGACCGGTCTGCCGGCGCGGGACCTTCGGATTCTCGATCCGTTGCTCTCGTATCCATCTACGATTCTTGGCCGTGAGAAAGCGATTGTGATCAATTTGGAGCACATCAAAGCTATTATCACTGCTCAAGATGTGTTCGTGTTGAATGCTAGGGATCCGTCTGTAACCCCCTTTGTGGATGAGCTTCAAAGGCGGGTATTGCGGCACCATCAAGCCACTAAGGCCTCTCAG GAGGGCGTTAGTGATGATTCTAATTGGAGGAATCTGTATGACTTAGAGGAGCCTCGATCAAGGACTCAAAGTCCTCCTAATTCATACCAAGGATTTCCACGGGCTGAAGAGGAGGAGGGGAAGGAAAGCATGAAACAAGGTCTTGAAAATCGGGAGGGATTGAAGGTTCTTCCTTTTGAGTTTGTTGCTTTGGAGGCTTGCCTTGAAGCTGCTTGCAGTTGCTTAGAAAGCGAA GCAGATACATTAGAGCTAGAGGCTCACCCAGCTTTGGATAAGCTGACTTCTAAGATTAGTACTCTCAATTTGGAACGAGTGCGTCAGATCAAAAGTCGACTGGTTGCAATAACTGGACGAGTTCAAAAG GTGCGGGACGAATTAGAACACTTGCTAGATGATGATGAGGATATGGCTGAGATGTACTTAACAGAGAAGATGGTTCAGCAACAACTTGAGAACTCTTCCACTTCCTCAATTCCTGAGAGAGATGACATGGAAGAAGACGATCAGCAATTAGGCAAAGATGACAG TAGTCCGACTGAAATATCAATGGACGGTGGTGGGATCTCTGCTAATTATGATGGCAATATGGATGCTTCCCAGGATCATTTGTTTGGTGCATCACACGTGGGCAGGGACAGCCATGGGACGCGGACAAGCACTACCCATAGCGCTATAAGCAAACACCTCGATGTGGAGGAACTCGAGATGCTATTGGAGGCATACTTTGTGCAAATTGATGGTACACTGAACAAACTTTCCACG CTGAGGGAGTATGTAGATGACACAGAAGATTACATCAACATAATGCTGGATGACAAGCAGAACCATCTTCTACAAATGGGAGTAATGTTGACTACAGCAACCCTTGTTGTGAGCGCTTTTGTCGTGGTTGCAGGTATCTTCGGGATGAACATCCATATCGAACTGTTTGAACCCGAAAAAGCAGGCATGCCAGAGTTCCTGTGGACCGTTGGTGGTGGCGCTACAGGAACCATCTTCTTGTATTTCATTGCTATTGCATGGTGCAAGCACAAACGTTTGCTCGAGTAG
- the LOC103495322 gene encoding uncharacterized protein LOC103495322, with product MQSLGIKRYFFHIVRLFHRRQILMFHSCCPSQMRTIGAFRPQLTQLLIPSSLRSFKVRALSSSSLPSSNQSRGGLPRFFSQVLPSHKGDVIRLEGDEVWHMTKVLRLKTNDRVELFNGNGGLVEGSIKNVRVNGLDILAMEEPKSVLPQSTQWHVFAACGTLKGGRADWLVEKCTELGASSVTPLLTERCPTISDNRVHRFERITLAATKQCQRLHQMNLNSPLKIDGLLPLINETKLSFVAVAEATPLVSALASTKIESGGLLVIGPEGDFTEKEVSMMKEAGAIAVGLGPYRLRVETATVAILSTLMLWSDSKCSNC from the exons ATGCAAAGTTTGGGAATAAAAAGGTATTTTTTTCACATCGTAAGGCTTTTCCACCGGCGGCAAATCCTCATGTTCCATAGTTGTTGTCCATCCCAAATGCGAACTATAGGAGCATTTCGACCTCAATTGACACAGTTATTGATCCCCTCATCTTTAAGAAGCTTCAAAGTTAGAGCTCTCTCCTCTTCATCTCTGCCCTCCTCGAATCAATCTCGCGGTGGCCTTCCTCGCTTCTTTTCCCAAGTTCTACCTTCTCATAAg GGTGATGTTATTCGTTTAGAAGGCGATGAAGTCTGGCATATGACTAAAGTATTGAGGTTGAAGACTAATGATAG GGTGGAGCTGTTCAATGGAAATGGAGGTTTAGTTGAAGGGAGCATAAAGAACGTTCGTGTCAATGGACTTGACATCCTGGCTATGGAAGAACCAAAATCTGTTTTACCTCAAAGCACACAATGGCATGTATTTGCAGCTTGCG GTACTCTAAAGGGTGGGCGTGCTGATTGGCTTGTTGAAAAATGTACA GAACTGGGTGCCAGCAGTGTAACTCCTCTGCTAACAGAACGTTGCCCTACCATATCTGATAACCGGGTTCACAGATTTGAACGTATCACATTGGCAGCAACTAAACAAT GTCAAAGACTGCACCAAATGAATCTGAATTCTCCCTTGAAAATTGATGGTCTTTTGCCCCTT ATTAATGAAACGAAGCTATCTTTTGTAGCAGTTGCAGAAGCGACACCTCTCGTAAGTGCATTAGCTTCAACAAAAATAGAGTCTGGTGGGCTTTTAGTTATCGGACCTGAAGGAG aCTTCACTGAGAAAGAGGTGAGCATGATGAAAGAAGCTGGAGCCATTGCAGTTGGTCTTGGCCCTTATCGACTTCGTGTTGAAACTGCAACAGTCGCAATCTTATCAACCCTCATGTTGTGGTCCGACTCAAAATGTTCCAACTGTTAA
- the LOC103495323 gene encoding protein SHORT HYPOCOTYL IN WHITE LIGHT 1, with protein sequence MSLPAVLSPPSLFSIPQSQPPFPTSRTSLLSHPFQISHTLLRATRRTSNFSQGVDNFVDERRNWNRSDFDLIGGEEEEEEEEEEDDDEEEDRSLDLLVRFVENVFRKSSRRARKAVRSVLPQSIPTKLVAFSVNGVLMLAFLWVLKAFLEVICTLGTAVFVSILIIRGVWIGILYLQDTRSHRLEQFDDDQHHAWTGAQPAS encoded by the exons ATGTCCTTACCTGCCGTTCTTTCACCGCCGTCCCTTTTTTCCATTCCTCAATCTCAACCGCCATTTCCAACTTCTCGAACCTCGCTTCTTTCCCATCCCTTCCAAATTTCTCATACGCTCCTCCGGGCTACCAGAAGAACCTCCAATTTCTCTCAG GGAGTTGATAATTTTGTGGACGAGCGGCGTAATTGGAACCGCTCCGACTTCGACTTAATCGGTggagaggaggaggaggaggaggaggaggaggaagatgACGATGAGGAAGAGGATAGAAGTTTGGATCTTTTGGTTCGTTTTGTTGAGAATGTTTTTAGGAAATCCTCGAGGCGAGCTCGGAAGGCTGTGAGATCGGTTCTTCCTCAATCCATCCCTACTAAACTG GTGGCATTTTCTGTTAATGGGGTGCTAATGCTGGCGTTTTTGTGGGTTTTGAAAGCATTTCTTGAG GTGATATGCACACTTGGAACTGCAGTGTTTGTGAGCATACTAATCATTCGTGGAGTGTGGATTGGCATTTTATATCTGCAAGATACCCGCAGCCACAGACTCGAACAATTCGATGATGATCAGCACCATGCGTGGACTGGTGCACAACCTGCATCCTGA
- the LOC103495319 gene encoding uncharacterized protein LOC103495319, whose product MSSIGQSILMALAVTLNKFASSNVQSVQRNKATATVSSPIGRRDLLLSTVAPAAAAAAAVDSRTELLKRYLKKSEENKEKNDKERLESYYKRNYKDYFEFVEGSVKNKNELSEAEKGIVEWLKRNK is encoded by the exons ATGAGTTCCATAGGCCAAAGCATTCTGATGGCCCTCGCCGTCACTCTCAACAAATTTGCTTCTTCCAACGTTCAATCCGTTCAAAGAAACAAAGCCACCGCCACCGTTTCTTCACCAATTGGAAGAAGAGACCTCCTCTTGTCCACTGTCGcccccgccgccgccgccgccgccgcggtCGACTCCAGAACTGAGCTGCTAAAAA GGTACCTCAAGAAGTctgaagaaaacaaagaaaagaatgacaaggag AGATTGGAAAGTTACTACAAGCGAAACTACAAAGATTATTTTGAGTTTGTTGAAGGATCAGTGAAGAATAAGAACGAACTTTCGGAAGCTGAAAAAGGTATTGTCGAGTGGCTTAaacgaaataaataa